The Triticum aestivum cultivar Chinese Spring chromosome 7B, IWGSC CS RefSeq v2.1, whole genome shotgun sequence genome window below encodes:
- the LOC123161246 gene encoding protein DETOXIFICATION 49-like translates to MCHCSQQQARCVHEALLQPPVLHDRPKKARRGGGASAEVASIVRLAVPMVGAGLLMYARSLVSMIFLGRLGRLPLAGGSLALGFANITGYSVLSGLAAGMDPVCGQAFGAGRTSVLAAALRRTISLLLVASIPVSLLWVAMHRILVATGQDPDIAAAAYDFIMCSLPDLLVQSFLHPIRVYLRAQAITLPITYAAAAALLLHVPINCILLQGLRLGIRGVALGAVCTNLNFLLFLVTYVYFSGVTHGNGGSDGKDGACLSPMEEPALEWGRLVRLSVHSCMSICLEWWWYEIMVMLCGVLTDPKAAVAAMGILIQTTSLVYIFPHSLSCAVSTRVGHELGAGRPERARLAARVGLACGAALGLVACAFAASVRGVWARMFTADAAILRLTSVALPILGAAELGNCPQTAGCGVLRGSARLGKAARINASAFYGVGMPAALALAFWPARLDFRGMWAGMLTAQLVCAALMLRAVQRTDWEDQAVRARELTGAEAHGDVKSCHADADSVMAGNGLLVVTVLS, encoded by the coding sequence ATGTGCCATTGCTCCCAGCAGCAAGCACGATGCGTCCACGAGGCTCTGCTCCAGCCACCCGTGCTGCATGACCGGCCAAAGAAagcgcgacgcggcggcggcgcgagTGCCGAGGTGGCCTCCATCGTGCGGCTCGCCGTGCCTATGGTCGGCGCGGGGCTGCTCATGTACGCGCGCTCCCTAGTGTCCATGATCTTTCTTGGCCGGCTCGGCCGCCTGCCACTCGCTGGCGGCTCCCTCGCGCTCGGCTTCGCCAACATCaccggctactcggtgctctccgGGCTGGCTGCCGGTATGGACCCGGTGTGCGGCCAGGCGTTCGGTGCCGGCCGCACGTCTGTCCTCGCCGCGGCGCTCCGCCGCACCATCTCGCTGCTCCTGGTCGCGTCCATCCCCGTCAGCCTGCTCTGGGTCGCCATGCACCGCATCCTCGTCGCCACAGGGCAGGACCCCGACATTGCGGCCGCTGCTTACGACTTCATCATGTGCTCGCTGCCAGACCTCCTCGTGCAGTCCTTCCTCCACCCGATCCGCGTGTACCTCCGTGCGCAGGCCATCACGCTCCCGATCACGTACGCAGCCGCCGCCGCGCTCCTGCTCCACGTTCCCATCAACTGCATCCTCTTGCAGGGCCTCCGCCTCGGTATCCGCGGCGTCGCCCTCGGAGCCGTCTGCACCAACCTAAACTTCTTGCTGTTCCTCGTGACCTACGTGTACTTCTCCGGAGTAACCCATGGCAATGGCGGCAGCGATGGCAAAGATGGTGCATGTTTGTCACCGATGGAGGAACCTGCTCTGGAATGGGGCCGCTTGGTCAGGCTCTCCGTTCACAGCTGCATGTCGATATGCCTGGAGTGGTGGTGGTACGAGATCATGGTCATGCTTTGCGGCGTGCTCACCGACCCGAAAGCGGCGGTGGCAGCTATGGGAATACTCATACAGACCACGTCACTGGTGTATATCTTCCCGCATTCCCTCAGCTGCGCCGTGTCCACGCGCGTCGGGCATGAGCTCGGCGCGGGGCGGCCGGAGCGTGCGCGCCTCGCGGCACGCGTCGGCCTCGCCTGTGGCGCCGCGCTGGGCCTCGTGGCGTGCGCATTCGCGGCGTCCGTGAGGGGCGTATGGGCGCGAATGTTCACCGCAGATGCGGCCATCCTGCGGCTGACGTCCGTGGCGCTGCCCATTCTCGGCGCCGCCGAGCTGGGCAACTGCCCGCAGACAGCGGGTTGCGGCGTGCTCCGCGGCAGCGCGCGGCTGGGGAAGGCCGCGAGGATCAACGCCTCAGCCTTCTATGGCGTCGGCATGCCGGCCGCTCTGGCGCTGGCGTTCTGGCCGGCACGGCTCGACTTCCGGGGCATGTGGGCCGGCATGCTGACGGCGCAGCTGGTGTGCGCGGCCCTGATGCTGCGAGCGGTGCAGCGCACGGACTGGGAAGATCAGGCCGTTCGCGCGCGCGAGCTGACCGGCGCGGAGGCCCATGGCGACGTCAAAAGCTGCCATGCAGACGCAGACAGTGTAATGGCGGGCAACGGCTTGCTCGTGGTGACTGTGCTAAGTTGA